From a region of the Andrena cerasifolii isolate SP2316 chromosome 13, iyAndCera1_principal, whole genome shotgun sequence genome:
- the LOC143376018 gene encoding uncharacterized protein LOC143376018 — protein sequence MVSKAEDKIEERDDAHRRTGYSVKRDLFAKPLLKLKQQEDIIERGLTAAINNMKIDANLLQDIVQEHRELSSKRQSFVNALYKNMEDIASELESAKYMVNNPEEMKNLDINTYKLKLIKLSQKMQDFKKSCSIQILVDEQSALDTELREFQPQLQKYESVQKRAMSLCQNRTENRKEKHDFKEVQEFHDLVARTGHTQNWSMEDHLLFLKMRKKGENIPALVAAVQKRCPDLSTEAIVNHEAWYKYYEDLREKQRSVVKGWRLQRDLEKTRSMEETHKDTENSLEPVDIENEIDAEKEAVPNKTRSSRIESTRSSSSADSGKSKKKDLIRKWQIERQSKRSMDEEQLKMQMKLKREMEENERRRRRERNQEALEKYKKRKSLENASRESSAHSKEKSKYDSTLIKAFRKQDEEYTRRRKDLIQRSHGLSKNEVEEVKRPEILKSRSFSTLLNSTKVWREKCKLENAAKQSNELQFVKDIPKICVRWRNEVSGDLKTSLMLA from the exons ATGGTGAGCAAAGCGGAGGATAAGATCGAGGAAAGGGACGATGCGCACAGGAGGACAGGATATTCCGTTAAAAGGGACCTTTTTGCGAAGCCGTTGCTAAAGTTGAAGCAACAGGAAGATATTATCGAAAGAGGACTAACTGCTGCTATTAATAATATGAAGATAGACGCGAATCTGTTGCAGGATATCGTACAAGAGCACAGGGAACTATCGTCGAAAAG GCAAAGTTTCGTAAACgcattgtataaaaatatggaAGACATCGCTTCTGAACTGGAGTCTGCCAAGTACATGGTCAACAACCCTGAAGAGATGAAAAATTTGG ATATAAATACGTACAAATTAAAATTGATCAAACTTTCGCAAAAAATGCAGGATTTCAAGAAATCTTGCTCCATTCAGATTTTAGTGGACGAGCAGTCCGCGCTCGACACTGAATTACGCGAATTTCAGCCGCAATTGCAAAAGTACGAAAGTGTTCAGAAAAGAGCAATGTCGCTGTGCCAGAATCGAACCGAAAATAGGAAAGAGAAACATGATTTTAAGGAAGTGCAAGAGTTCCACGATCTGGTTGCACGAACAG GGCACACGCAAAACTGGAGCATGGAAGATCACCTGCTTTTCCTGAAAATGCGGAAGAAGGGCGAGAATATCCCTGCGCTGGTAGCTGCCGTTCAAAAGAGGTGTCCAGACCTGTCGACAGAGGCAATAGTGAATCATGAAGCATGGTACAAATATTACGAAGATCTGCGTGAAAAGCAGAGGTCAGTGGTGAAGGGGTGGCGTCTGCAGAGGGACCTAGAAAAAACTAGGAGCATGGAAGAAACACATAAGGATACCGAAAACAGTCTCGAGCCAGTAGATATCGAAAATGAAATTGATGCAGAAAAGGAAGCAGTCCCAAACAAGACAAGGTCATCGCGAATTGAATCAACGAGATCGAGCAGCAGCGCTGATTCCGGTAAAAGCAAGAAGAAAGATTTAATTAGGAAATGGCAGATCGAAAGACAGAGCAAACGTTCGATGGACGAGGAACAGCTGAAGATGCAGATGAAACTGAAACGGGAAATGGAAGAAAATGAGAGAAGGAGGCGACGGGAGAGGAATCAGGAGGCCTTGGAAAAATACAAGAAGAGGAAGTCCCTAGAAAACGCGTCTAGGGAATCGAGTGCACACTCGAAAGAGAAGAGCAAATACGATTCCACGTTAATTAAGGCCTTTAG GAAGCAGGATGAAGAATATACGAGAAGAAGGAAAGACTTGATTCAACGTTCGCATGGGTTAAGTAAGAATGAAGTGGAAGAAGTGAAGAGACCAGAGATTTTAAAAAGTAGAAGCTTTTCTACGTTGTTGAATAGCACGAAGGTTTGGAGGGAGAAGTGTAAACTTGAAAACGCTGCGAAGCAGTCGAATGAGCTGCAGTTTGTCAAAGATATTCCTAAAAT ATGCGTTCGGTGGAGGAACGAAGTTTCAGGGGATCTGAAAACTTCTTTAATGCTGGCTTGA